ACAATATTTGACATCCCAGGGAATACTGATTATTCATCCACTAATTTGTTTGATCAAATTATTGGATGACCTCTCATTTCGATTACAATAATAGGTACAATATTTTTAAATGCAAATAATTGTATTTAAAATACTTTTATTTTTATTCAAATTTTTTAAAAGTTGATCTGTTTACCTTACAATAAAATGATTATTGATCCCCTGTTCTCAAAAAATCTCTTTCGGTAGAATATTTTATAAGGTTTTGGTTCAATCCTTAAGATGGAATAATGAGGATTTTAGTAGCAACTAAAAATCATAGAAGAATTCTTTAGTAAGTTTATAAGTGCCCGCATAAAAATGTCAACTGATTTTAAAAGCCGATATTAATAAAGCTGATTTATGTCGGTTTTGCTTAGGAGTTGATTCTATTTATTAAAAAAAAAAGGTCAATACCGTCCTAAATAAAATATGAGAGGTCTGGTTTTTTGCCCAAAATAGCTATTTTGGGTTTGCACCAAAAAACATAAACCTCCCATGAGTAATATTACATTGTTTTCTCAGATTATTAAAAAAATCGAGCGTTCAATTTTCAAGAAACTGGTTGAAGAGAAGCAAACGGACAAGGGCTGCAAAGGCTTTGACAGCTGGACGCATTTGGTTTCTATGCTTTTTTGCCATTTTGCCAAAAGTACTTCTGTAAGGGATATTTCAAACGGCCTGCGTTCGGCCACGGGGAACCTCAACCATCTGGGGATTGCCAAGGCACCATCCAAGTCCAGTATCAGTTATCAGAACAAGCGCAGGGACTCTGACCTGTTCAAGGAGCTGTATTACGGGCTTCTGAAGCATTTAGGACAGCAGGCGTCCCTGAGCAGGGTAAAACTACGGATCAAGGCTCCCGTCTATCTGCTCGACTCCACGGTGGTAAGTCTTTGCCTTTCGATGTTTGACTGGGCAACCTTCAGGACCAAAAAGGGTGCTGTAAAGATGCATACGCTTCTGGACTATGACGGAAAACTCCCTGTTTATGTGAATATTACAGAAGGAAGTATGGCAGACAATAAAGGCACTTATGATATTCCTTTGGAGAAAGGATCCGTTATAGTGGCGGACCGCTATTACAATGACTTTCCGATGCTCAACATTTGGGACAGCAAGGGGGGCTTTTTCGTCATAAGGCACAAGGATAACCTTAAGTTCAGCACAATCAATGAACGTCGACTCCCTGAAAATACTGCACAGGAAGTACTGATAGACGAAGAAATTGAACTGGTAAACCCGCAGTCAAAAGTGAAGTACCCCGGAAAACTCAGAAGAGTGGCTGTATGGGACGAAAAAAACCGACAGACCGTCGAACTGATTACCAATAACTTCAAATGGTCAGCAAAGACAATCGGTGATCTTTACCGGTGCCGATGGGAGATTGAGATCTTCTTCAGGGACATCAAGCAGTTACTCCATATCAAAACCTTTATCGGAACATCGAAAAATGCCGTGATGATCCAGATATGGACCGCGCTGATCACCATTCTGCTCCTAAAAGTGATGAAGGCAACCGCTAAATTCGGATGGCATCTGTCCAATCTGGTTGCATTTATCAGACTGAACATATTCGTTAAAATAGAGCTGCAAAAGTGGCTGGATAAACCCTTTGAATACCATGAAAAACCTCCTCAAAAAAGCCAACAGGGGGTTCTATTTCCAGATTACAGATAAAATCACAATAGAAATTGCAGAAACACAGCTAAACGTCTGTCTTGTAAATTATTTAGGACAGCATTGAAAAAAGGTCGTTTTAATTAAGAACGACCTCTTGGATAGAAAGAAATTAATTTTTAACCTTAGGAATCCTTAAATAAATAAGGAACTAATAGAAGTATTGCCTGTAACGGCATGGATTGCTTTTGCAAATAACTCAGCTACTGACAAAACTCTAATTTTTGAAGAAGTATGTTTAAGAGGAATTGTATCTGTGATGACCAATTCTTTTAAAATAGAATTTTCAATGTTTTCGTAGGCTTTTCCAGATAAAACGCCATGAGTAGCGATTGCTCTAACGGATATGGCACCTTTGTCCATTATTATTTGTGCTGCTTTACAAAG
This Cecembia calidifontis DNA region includes the following protein-coding sequences:
- a CDS encoding IS4 family transposase — encoded protein: MSNITLFSQIIKKIERSIFKKLVEEKQTDKGCKGFDSWTHLVSMLFCHFAKSTSVRDISNGLRSATGNLNHLGIAKAPSKSSISYQNKRRDSDLFKELYYGLLKHLGQQASLSRVKLRIKAPVYLLDSTVVSLCLSMFDWATFRTKKGAVKMHTLLDYDGKLPVYVNITEGSMADNKGTYDIPLEKGSVIVADRYYNDFPMLNIWDSKGGFFVIRHKDNLKFSTINERRLPENTAQEVLIDEEIELVNPQSKVKYPGKLRRVAVWDEKNRQTVELITNNFKWSAKTIGDLYRCRWEIEIFFRDIKQLLHIKTFIGTSKNAVMIQIWTALITILLLKVMKATAKFGWHLSNLVAFIRLNIFVKIELQKWLDKPFEYHEKPPQKSQQGVLFPDYR